In one window of Desulfomicrobium macestii DNA:
- a CDS encoding recombinase family protein — MNGRHVGYVRVSTHEQNTVRQLADCKVNFWKVYEEKASGKNTDRPELQDCQKWLSLFEQIRLIFRWNLRHSYIAIFTWGICS, encoded by the coding sequence ATGAATGGACGCCACGTCGGATATGTTAGGGTGAGCACCCACGAGCAGAATACAGTCCGCCAACTGGCCGATTGCAAGGTCAATTTCTGGAAGGTCTATGAAGAGAAGGCTTCCGGTAAAAACACTGACAGGCCTGAGCTTCAGGACTGTCAGAAGTGGCTCAGTTTGTTTGAACAGATTCGCCTGATTTTTAGGTGGAATCTCCGCCATTCTTACATCGCCATTTTTACCTGGGGCATCTGTTC